From a single Balnearium lithotrophicum genomic region:
- the ppk1 gene encoding polyphosphate kinase 1, with amino-acid sequence MESVKFEPKLFINRELSWLEFNKRVLEESEDESNPLLERLKFIAIFFTNLDEFFMIRVAGLKKQVEAGINKPSFDGLTPREQLKKISRKTRELLRQTEKDYNTLLGLLKSEGIRIYKYRELPKRLKRKADSYFEEFVFPILTPLAVDLTHPFPHLPSLSFNIIVEMLSRELRFGIIPVPKVLPRFVKLEEGSYVYLEDLIINNVQELFPQQRIREATTFRVTRDADIVIQEDEADDLLEEVEKGLRKRRFGKPVRLEISGGTELTLSYLKDELELLDEDIYPMKIPLNLSDLWKLYREIDRPDLKFPPHVPYYPPQFEVEVFSAVKSRDSVLFHPYESFDPVVELVEEAAEDPNVLAIKQTLYRVGRNSPIVEALSRAAQNGKEVTAVVELKARFDEESNIVWAKKLEEDGVHVVYGVPGLKTHAKLLMIVRKEENGIKRYVHLGTGNYNVETAKIYSDVSFLTADDTVGEDVSRIFNVITGYFHPPSLKKLYMSPINLKEKIVSLIREEAELGEEGRIVAKMNSLVDPEVISELYRASRKGVKIDLIVRGICCLRPGIKGVSENIRVISIVGKYLEHARIFYFRRGDRVFISSADWMPRNFHRRVEALVQIEDKKCKEKLKKILEIQLKDTAKARILQSDGTYVRYEKRDFNSQEYLERWVREFSL; translated from the coding sequence ATGGAGAGTGTTAAGTTTGAACCAAAGCTCTTTATAAACAGGGAGCTCTCCTGGCTTGAGTTTAACAAGAGAGTTTTAGAGGAGTCCGAGGATGAGTCTAACCCCCTCCTTGAGAGGTTAAAGTTCATCGCAATTTTCTTCACAAACCTTGATGAGTTCTTCATGATAAGGGTTGCCGGATTGAAAAAGCAGGTTGAGGCCGGAATAAACAAACCTTCCTTTGACGGCCTAACCCCAAGGGAGCAGCTTAAGAAAATTTCAAGAAAGACGAGGGAGCTCCTGAGACAGACAGAAAAGGACTACAACACCCTTTTAGGACTGCTCAAGAGTGAGGGAATCAGAATCTATAAGTACAGAGAGCTCCCCAAAAGGCTTAAGAGGAAGGCAGACAGTTACTTTGAGGAATTTGTATTTCCGATACTTACTCCTCTTGCCGTAGACCTTACCCACCCCTTTCCCCACCTTCCATCGCTCTCATTCAACATCATTGTCGAAATGCTCTCAAGGGAGCTGAGGTTTGGAATCATTCCCGTTCCTAAAGTCCTTCCGAGGTTTGTGAAGTTGGAGGAGGGGAGCTACGTCTATTTGGAGGACCTGATAATAAACAACGTTCAGGAGCTCTTCCCACAGCAGAGAATAAGGGAAGCAACAACGTTCAGAGTCACAAGGGACGCAGATATAGTCATTCAGGAGGACGAGGCAGACGACCTCTTAGAGGAGGTTGAGAAGGGACTCAGGAAGAGGAGATTTGGAAAACCTGTAAGACTTGAAATAAGCGGAGGAACGGAGCTAACACTTTCCTACCTTAAGGACGAGTTGGAGCTCTTGGATGAAGATATATACCCGATGAAAATTCCTCTGAACCTTTCAGACCTGTGGAAACTCTACAGGGAGATTGACAGGCCTGACCTTAAGTTTCCTCCACACGTTCCCTACTATCCTCCCCAGTTTGAGGTTGAAGTGTTTTCGGCAGTAAAGAGTAGAGATTCTGTTCTCTTTCACCCTTACGAGTCCTTTGACCCGGTGGTGGAGTTGGTTGAAGAGGCCGCTGAGGACCCGAACGTCCTTGCAATAAAGCAGACACTCTACAGGGTTGGGAGGAACTCCCCGATAGTTGAGGCTCTGAGCAGGGCTGCCCAGAACGGAAAGGAGGTTACGGCAGTCGTTGAGCTCAAGGCAAGGTTTGACGAGGAGAGCAACATAGTCTGGGCTAAAAAGCTTGAGGAGGATGGAGTTCACGTTGTTTACGGAGTTCCAGGTTTAAAAACCCACGCTAAGCTCCTCATGATTGTCAGGAAGGAGGAAAATGGAATTAAGAGGTACGTTCACCTTGGAACGGGAAACTACAACGTTGAAACGGCGAAAATTTATTCGGACGTAAGCTTCCTCACTGCAGATGATACGGTCGGTGAGGACGTATCAAGAATCTTCAACGTCATAACGGGGTACTTCCACCCTCCATCACTAAAAAAACTCTACATGTCCCCTATAAACCTAAAGGAAAAAATAGTTTCACTGATAAGGGAAGAGGCAGAGTTGGGTGAGGAGGGGAGGATTGTTGCAAAGATGAACTCGTTGGTTGACCCTGAGGTGATATCGGAGCTCTACAGGGCATCAAGGAAAGGAGTGAAGATTGACCTGATAGTCAGGGGAATCTGCTGTTTGAGGCCTGGAATTAAGGGGGTGAGTGAAAACATAAGGGTCATAAGTATTGTAGGAAAGTACTTGGAGCACGCGAGAATATTTTACTTTAGGAGGGGAGATAGGGTATTTATAAGCAGTGCAGACTGGATGCCGAGAAACTTCCACAGGAGGGTTGAAGCCCTCGTTCAGATAGAGGATAAGAAGTGCAAGGAAAAGCTGAAGAAAATTCTGGAGATTCAGCTAAAGGACACGGCGAAGGCGAGAATCCTACAGAGCGATGGAACTTACGTTAGATACGAAAAGAGAGACTTCAACTCACAGGAGTACTTGGAGAGATGGGTAAGAGAGTTTTCCTTGTAA
- a CDS encoding diguanylate cyclase, with the protein MDIDLSQPFELAEDVFWVGYYVPNDPFQCHVYLIRNGEESILIDPGSMITFPVVLEKIFKLTTLRNIKYIIMHHQDPDITGCYHTLESLFPKNQQRFIVTHWRTKVLLKHYMWKTPFYLIDKQDWKLKAGDRELEFIFTPYAHFPGAFCTFDKKTKVLFSSDIFGAISDKFFLFAVDDEEYYKGVELFHKHYMPSRHILNYALDRITEKNPEVIAPQHGSIIKKDMIDRVVKRLRDLDCGLYLLDEKVSDIGLLQKLDEKLKTLFKKILSSSEFADILRFLFLTLKEEIPVERIVVVSERLKNGKFLKIEITEDSINEKTLKELNLSELEKGEGFSWEEALETDKKIGRLIFIFKNKELSQFEREFLRLLIKHVKYPLAASFERKITFELLEEEKELLLKKAITDPLTKLYNRNYLFSYLEEMIPKSKEHGFPISLAVIDIDFFKRINDTYGHLIGDCVLKELSSILSHSFRANDCVARYGGEEFVVVMPFSTLHDACKKLEKVREQIKEHVFCKSENRSLKVTVSVGVTEYRDSMSIEEFIKRADENLYEAKRSGRDRVICK; encoded by the coding sequence ATGGATATTGACCTTTCTCAGCCTTTTGAACTTGCCGAGGATGTTTTTTGGGTTGGTTATTACGTTCCAAACGACCCATTCCAGTGCCACGTCTATTTAATAAGGAACGGAGAGGAGAGTATCCTAATTGACCCCGGAAGTATGATAACTTTCCCTGTGGTTCTTGAAAAGATTTTTAAATTAACAACTCTCAGAAATATAAAGTACATAATAATGCACCATCAGGACCCAGACATCACAGGATGTTATCATACCCTTGAGTCCCTTTTTCCTAAAAACCAACAGAGATTTATCGTTACTCACTGGCGTACAAAGGTTCTTTTGAAACACTACATGTGGAAAACGCCTTTCTACCTAATAGACAAACAAGATTGGAAACTCAAAGCCGGTGATAGAGAACTTGAATTTATTTTCACTCCCTATGCTCACTTTCCAGGGGCTTTTTGTACTTTTGATAAAAAAACAAAAGTTTTGTTTTCCAGCGATATATTTGGAGCCATTTCGGACAAGTTTTTCCTGTTTGCTGTTGATGATGAGGAGTACTACAAGGGAGTGGAGCTCTTTCACAAACACTACATGCCAAGTAGACACATTCTGAACTACGCCTTAGACAGAATTACCGAGAAGAACCCTGAAGTAATAGCCCCTCAGCATGGAAGTATCATAAAGAAGGATATGATTGATAGAGTAGTCAAACGGTTGAGAGATTTAGACTGTGGACTGTATCTTTTAGATGAAAAGGTTTCAGATATAGGACTTTTACAGAAGTTAGACGAAAAGCTTAAAACTCTGTTTAAGAAGATTCTCTCATCATCGGAGTTTGCCGATATCTTGAGGTTCCTATTCCTAACGTTGAAGGAGGAAATTCCCGTTGAAAGGATTGTAGTAGTTAGCGAAAGACTAAAAAATGGAAAATTCCTAAAGATAGAGATAACTGAGGATTCTATAAATGAAAAGACCTTGAAAGAACTGAACCTTAGTGAATTAGAAAAGGGAGAAGGATTTTCCTGGGAGGAGGCTCTCGAAACCGATAAGAAGATAGGACGTTTAATCTTCATTTTTAAAAACAAGGAACTAAGTCAGTTTGAAAGGGAGTTCCTTAGGCTTTTAATAAAACACGTTAAGTATCCTTTAGCAGCAAGTTTTGAGAGAAAAATAACTTTTGAGCTTTTAGAGGAGGAGAAGGAGCTCCTTTTGAAAAAGGCCATAACTGACCCATTAACAAAACTGTACAACAGAAATTACCTGTTTAGTTACCTAGAAGAAATGATACCTAAATCTAAGGAGCACGGATTTCCTATTTCCCTTGCTGTCATTGATATTGATTTCTTCAAACGAATTAACGATACCTACGGCCATTTAATTGGTGACTGTGTTTTAAAGGAGCTCTCAAGTATTTTATCCCACAGTTTTAGGGCAAATGACTGTGTTGCAAGGTACGGTGGAGAGGAGTTTGTTGTTGTTATGCCCTTTAGTACTCTTCATGATGCATGTAAAAAGTTAGAGAAGGTTAGAGAGCAGATAAAGGAGCATGTATTCTGTAAGTCGGAAAATAGGAGTTTGAAGGTTACCGTAAGTGTTGGTGTAACCGAGTATAGGGACTCTATGTCGATAGAGGAATTTATAAAGAGGGCTGACGAGAACCTGTACGAAGCAAAAAGAAGCGGAAGGGACAGGGTTATCTGTAAGTAA
- a CDS encoding phosphatase, protein MKKVAVVDIGSNTVKLFIYEVKKRKIRKVFSESVYLRLLKHVKNGRLSEEGIEELILTLKSFKRRIEEFKPDCTFAVGTFVLRSVENCSDVLRRVGKIFKVEVLSGEEEAYYSALGALLDVKLKEGLLFDIGGGSLEVCEILDREPKGCKSYPLGTLSFGDSVVNGVVRDERRIRWLVRHYVNPYDFEFSESPFLVGVGGSIRALKKISKRRRIKRKALKGIVEKLLKMKPEEISKEYGINLSRAQTVTVAGLVALELMDIFKCKELIISKYGIREGLVYKRVVLDGEC, encoded by the coding sequence TTGAAAAAGGTTGCTGTTGTTGATATCGGTTCGAATACGGTTAAGCTCTTTATCTACGAGGTTAAAAAGAGGAAGATAAGAAAGGTCTTTTCAGAATCTGTCTATCTGAGACTCCTGAAACACGTTAAAAACGGGAGGCTATCAGAGGAAGGAATAGAGGAGCTCATCCTAACCCTGAAAAGCTTTAAGAGGAGAATTGAGGAGTTCAAACCCGACTGTACATTTGCAGTAGGAACGTTTGTTCTGAGGTCTGTTGAGAACTGTAGTGATGTTCTGAGAAGAGTGGGGAAAATTTTTAAAGTTGAAGTCCTATCAGGGGAGGAGGAGGCCTACTACTCTGCCCTTGGAGCTCTCCTTGACGTTAAGTTAAAAGAGGGGCTTCTCTTTGACATAGGGGGAGGAAGCTTAGAGGTCTGCGAGATTCTTGATAGGGAGCCTAAAGGGTGTAAAAGTTATCCCCTTGGAACTCTCTCCTTTGGAGATTCAGTTGTTAACGGAGTCGTTAGGGACGAAAGGAGAATTAGGTGGCTCGTTAGACACTACGTTAACCCTTACGACTTTGAATTTAGTGAGAGTCCGTTTCTCGTGGGGGTAGGTGGAAGCATCAGAGCTCTAAAGAAAATCTCAAAGAGGAGGAGAATAAAGAGGAAGGCTCTCAAAGGTATTGTCGAAAAGCTCCTGAAGATGAAACCTGAGGAAATCTCCAAGGAGTACGGAATAAATCTTAGCAGAGCTCAAACCGTTACAGTTGCAGGGTTAGTTGCCTTAGAGCTCATGGATATATTTAAGTGTAAGGAGCTCATAATCTCAAAGTACGGAATCAGGGAAGGTCTTGTCTACAAGAGGGTGGTCTTGGATGGAGAGTGTTAA
- a CDS encoding SixA phosphatase family protein encodes MGKRVFLVRHAKAVKREEWKGDDCGRPLTEEGIEEFESFIRAVSFIFPRRVKVISSPCRRALQTAEIISKEVGAPVKVEELLSPDAEPEDYERVLRKYRGNLILVGHEPDLSLFLNYLTCLSPSRISLKKGAIAEVRKEKGKFSLFGFFNPKYYKIRS; translated from the coding sequence ATGGGTAAGAGAGTTTTCCTTGTAAGACACGCAAAGGCGGTAAAGAGGGAGGAGTGGAAAGGAGATGACTGTGGAAGGCCTTTAACGGAAGAGGGCATTGAGGAGTTTGAAAGTTTCATAAGAGCCGTTTCGTTCATATTCCCAAGGAGGGTTAAAGTTATTTCCTCTCCTTGTAGGAGAGCCCTCCAGACGGCAGAGATTATTTCTAAGGAGGTTGGAGCTCCAGTAAAAGTTGAAGAACTTCTCTCTCCAGATGCCGAACCTGAGGACTACGAAAGGGTTCTAAGAAAGTACAGGGGAAATTTAATCCTTGTAGGCCACGAACCTGACCTGTCGCTCTTTTTAAACTATCTTACCTGTTTAAGTCCTTCAAGAATCTCACTTAAAAAGGGTGCCATTGCTGAGGTAAGAAAAGAGAAGGGGAAATTTTCCCTCTTTGGTTTCTTTAATCCAAAGTATTATAAAATTCGCTCCTGA
- the mazG gene encoding nucleoside triphosphate pyrophosphohydrolase, which produces MKEKYSFKDLISIMEKLRSPEGCPWDRKQTHKSLLPYLIEETYEVVDAVEKGNDEELKEELGDLLLQVVFHSQIAKERGSFSIDDVIDSIAKKLVRRHPHVFGDRTDIRSEEDVNREWEKLKEKEGKKRESILDGIPNSLPALEKAYKLQKRAEKVGFDWKSFKGIKEKLLEELSEIERELEKGNREKLEEEVGDFLFMAVNLSRFLGIHPEIALRKANRKFEERFRFMERMAKELGKNLKEMNIDEMEELWQEAKRRETVDKISKIQEEE; this is translated from the coding sequence ATGAAGGAGAAGTACTCGTTTAAAGACTTAATCTCCATAATGGAGAAACTCCGCTCTCCAGAGGGGTGTCCTTGGGATAGGAAGCAGACTCATAAATCCCTTCTTCCCTATCTCATTGAGGAAACTTACGAAGTTGTTGATGCAGTTGAAAAGGGAAACGATGAGGAACTAAAGGAGGAGTTGGGAGACCTCCTTCTTCAGGTTGTTTTTCACTCACAGATTGCTAAGGAAAGGGGAAGTTTTAGTATAGACGATGTCATTGATTCGATTGCTAAAAAGCTCGTAAGAAGACATCCCCATGTTTTTGGAGACAGAACCGATATAAGAAGTGAAGAGGACGTTAACAGGGAGTGGGAGAAGTTAAAGGAGAAGGAAGGAAAGAAAAGGGAAAGCATCTTGGATGGAATTCCTAATTCACTTCCTGCACTGGAGAAAGCTTACAAACTCCAGAAGAGGGCTGAAAAGGTTGGCTTTGACTGGAAGAGCTTTAAAGGTATAAAGGAGAAGTTATTAGAGGAGCTCTCCGAAATTGAAAGGGAGTTGGAAAAAGGAAACAGAGAAAAGTTAGAGGAAGAAGTAGGGGACTTCCTCTTTATGGCTGTTAACCTTTCAAGGTTCTTAGGAATTCATCCTGAGATAGCTCTAAGGAAGGCAAACAGGAAGTTTGAGGAGAGATTCAGATTTATGGAAAGAATGGCAAAGGAGTTGGGAAAGAACTTAAAAGAAATGAACATTGATGAGATGGAGGAGCTCTGGCAGGAGGCAAAGAGAAGGGAAACAGTTGATAAGATTTCAAAAATACAAGAGGAGGAGTAA
- a CDS encoding universal stress protein, whose amino-acid sequence MLFRKILYPTDFSELAEVSKEYVKKLKEANAKEVVVLHVIHPLEFSLPQFDDPFALDVATIYAHIPEIEKAILKKHEEMLKETEKELKGCGFSVKTIMTVGDPKSEIVRVAEEEKVNVIVIGYHGKGIIERILEMGSTAKAVIRDAKCPVLVVKKVED is encoded by the coding sequence ATGCTCTTTAGAAAAATTTTATACCCGACCGATTTTTCAGAGCTTGCAGAGGTTTCAAAGGAGTACGTTAAGAAGCTAAAGGAGGCAAATGCAAAAGAGGTTGTTGTCCTTCATGTTATTCATCCCCTTGAGTTTTCACTTCCTCAGTTTGACGACCCTTTTGCTCTGGACGTTGCCACTATTTATGCTCACATACCCGAAATAGAGAAGGCCATTCTTAAGAAACACGAGGAGATGCTTAAAGAAACTGAAAAGGAACTTAAGGGATGTGGATTTTCTGTAAAGACGATTATGACAGTTGGAGACCCAAAGAGTGAAATTGTTAGGGTTGCTGAGGAGGAAAAGGTTAACGTTATTGTAATCGGATACCATGGAAAGGGAATTATAGAGAGAATCCTGGAGATGGGAAGCACAGCAAAGGCAGTTATAAGGGATGCTAAGTGTCCGGTTTTAGTTGTTAAGAAGGTGGAGGATTAG